The Bacteroidota bacterium genome contains a region encoding:
- a CDS encoding fasciclin domain-containing protein, giving the protein MKNILIALALMLTLSAGSTFSFAQENPMVGGEMMYKSKNIVENAVKSKDHTTLVAAVQAAGLVETLQSAGPFTVFAPVNSAFDMLPAGTVETLLKPENKDMLVKILTYHVIAGKYDSKKLMDEIMAGNGKATLKTVAGGNLMFSMDKDNKIWVWDEKGNSAMITIADVYQSNGVIMVVDKVLMPM; this is encoded by the coding sequence ATGAAAAACATCTTAATCGCACTTGCACTTATGCTTACATTAAGTGCAGGATCAACATTCTCATTCGCTCAGGAAAATCCAATGGTAGGCGGAGAAATGATGTACAAATCAAAAAACATCGTTGAAAATGCAGTGAAATCCAAAGACCACACAACTTTAGTTGCTGCAGTACAGGCAGCGGGACTTGTAGAAACACTTCAAAGCGCAGGACCGTTCACAGTGTTTGCTCCCGTAAATTCTGCATTCGATATGCTTCCTGCAGGAACAGTTGAAACACTTTTAAAACCTGAAAATAAGGACATGCTTGTTAAAATTTTAACATATCATGTTATCGCAGGAAAATATGACTCAAAGAAACTAATGGATGAAATAATGGCAGGTAACGGTAAGGCTACTTTAAAAACAGTTGCAGGCGGAAACTTAATGTTCTCTATGGATAAAGATAACAAAATCTGGGTATGGGATGAAAAAGGAAACTCAGCTATGATTACAATTGCTGATGTATATCAGTCAAACGGAGTTATAATGGTTGTCGATAAAGTCTTAATGCCAATGTAA
- a CDS encoding Cys-Gln thioester bond-forming surface protein, with protein sequence MTTFNSFIKRIIQIALMTLLGINLASAQPRGISVCQVQSVADVLPIHFTSPYPPFLTQYDNVGTFNATIDGHATKMYCIDIQNNLVFNEVYNDSGYTANKITYVLNNYYPYKTLPYSGSLNTPSKEAAAVQFAIWHYSDGVDVNTSDNAEVKARALQIIADADANGASTLPVKTLQIVPVSMLHNPSVKDTIQIKTLNELGVGVSGINVTLTTTSGTLGSLTTTTGAGGLSPKITIQKGASLTATITAQASIVIPQGTRYVHLGSPTTKQKLVIATPTYGNKKDQFTCSWDSTSSGNSGGVESSYDLASALFTRHNKIMNGETSVMVSNQSDFFPLTHTLEEITPTAGPYTTVRFTTTPFDILGISNATSAFAADYKVNSSSTRIATIFSTTTNAPNIYSHTKSVCDRLANCNIENLERTLIDNHEFYSAKIVNPTKGYTDYSVVFSVYEMPNGFIVDNKWTIPEYTVPAGATNVYNFQVWGADFGATSILVKKILDKFATFGTVSYQQTQLKYPDVYMKSARYTNDGKIKIKFINTTGVNQTVPVSYLYTPQTGMSSQTLNQSVNVPNGEFEYNTNIGIMAGASLSLTCANGFKDAAFIGGGVYGSYAGPSSTITQFSNVVTSGNPTAPANSLIFPGGARLKGNLGDKVYIGRSLDGSYEGINLTNFSKLKFEAFGSGTMSVYLEVKSGNNVYYPFVNVPLTSTVTTREIVLSTFLVNGQPVDLNNVSMVYFQLTKSLNPSLSSYDYTVQNAVMISNSVGINTNSTDVKDYALDQNYPNPFNPVTKIAFSIPKQGNVTLKVYNMLGKEVASLVNGFRNVGNYEVNFDGANMASGVYFYKLEAEGFSDVKRMMLVK encoded by the coding sequence ATGACAACATTTAACTCATTTATTAAAAGAATCATTCAGATTGCTCTGATGACGCTTTTAGGAATCAACCTTGCATCCGCGCAGCCAAGAGGTATCAGCGTATGCCAGGTGCAATCAGTTGCAGATGTTCTGCCAATTCACTTTACAAGTCCTTATCCTCCGTTTTTAACACAGTATGATAATGTAGGAACATTCAATGCTACAATTGACGGACATGCAACAAAGATGTACTGTATAGATATACAAAACAATCTGGTATTCAACGAAGTTTACAACGATTCCGGATATACTGCTAACAAAATTACTTATGTACTAAATAATTATTACCCTTATAAAACTTTGCCTTATTCTGGTTCATTAAATACTCCATCAAAAGAAGCAGCTGCAGTGCAGTTTGCAATCTGGCATTACAGTGACGGTGTAGATGTGAACACAAGTGATAACGCAGAAGTTAAAGCACGCGCATTGCAGATTATTGCAGATGCAGATGCAAACGGCGCAAGCACGCTTCCTGTAAAAACTTTACAAATTGTCCCCGTAAGTATGTTACACAATCCTTCAGTGAAGGATACAATACAAATTAAAACTCTTAATGAACTCGGCGTTGGCGTAAGCGGAATTAACGTTACTCTTACAACAACATCAGGAACACTCGGAAGTTTAACAACCACAACCGGCGCAGGCGGACTTTCCCCGAAGATTACCATACAAAAAGGCGCTTCATTAACAGCAACAATTACTGCTCAGGCAAGCATAGTTATTCCGCAAGGAACAAGATACGTTCATTTAGGCAGCCCGACAACAAAACAGAAACTTGTTATCGCAACACCTACCTACGGAAATAAGAAAGACCAGTTTACATGTTCATGGGATTCAACATCATCCGGCAATTCAGGCGGTGTAGAATCTTCATATGACTTAGCTTCAGCATTATTCACAAGACACAATAAGATTATGAACGGCGAAACAAGTGTGATGGTTTCCAATCAATCAGACTTCTTCCCGTTAACTCATACACTTGAAGAGATTACACCAACTGCAGGACCTTACACAACAGTAAGATTTACAACGACACCTTTTGATATCTTAGGAATTTCAAATGCTACATCAGCTTTCGCAGCAGATTATAAAGTAAATAGCAGCTCAACAAGAATCGCTACAATTTTTTCAACAACAACAAATGCTCCGAATATTTATTCACATACAAAATCAGTCTGCGACAGACTTGCTAACTGTAATATTGAAAATCTTGAAAGAACATTAATTGATAACCATGAATTCTACTCAGCAAAAATTGTAAACCCAACAAAAGGATATACAGATTACTCAGTAGTATTCAGTGTATATGAAATGCCAAACGGATTTATAGTAGATAACAAATGGACAATCCCTGAATATACAGTTCCTGCCGGAGCAACAAACGTTTACAACTTCCAGGTATGGGGCGCAGATTTCGGTGCAACATCAATTTTAGTAAAAAAGATATTAGATAAATTCGCAACATTCGGAACAGTTTCTTATCAGCAGACACAATTAAAATACCCTGACGTTTACATGAAGTCAGCAAGATATACAAATGACGGAAAGATAAAAATTAAATTCATCAACACAACAGGTGTAAACCAGACAGTACCGGTATCTTATTTATACACACCGCAGACCGGTATGTCATCACAGACATTAAATCAAAGTGTTAACGTTCCTAACGGTGAGTTTGAATACAATACAAATATCGGAATTATGGCAGGTGCTTCATTAAGCTTAACATGCGCCAACGGATTCAAAGATGCAGCATTCATAGGCGGCGGAGTTTACGGTTCATATGCAGGTCCTTCAAGCACAATAACACAGTTTTCAAATGTAGTAACAAGTGGTAACCCTACTGCACCGGCTAACTCATTAATATTCCCGGGCGGCGCAAGATTAAAAGGTAACCTTGGCGATAAAGTATATATCGGACGTTCATTAGACGGTTCATATGAAGGAATTAACTTAACAAATTTCTCTAAATTGAAATTCGAAGCATTCGGTTCAGGCACAATGAGTGTTTACTTAGAAGTAAAATCAGGAAACAATGTTTACTATCCTTTTGTAAACGTTCCATTAACTTCAACAGTAACAACAAGAGAAATCGTTTTGAGCACATTCTTAGTAAACGGTCAGCCGGTGGATTTAAACAACGTATCAATGGTTTACTTCCAGTTGACAAAATCGCTTAATCCTTCTTTATCAAGCTATGACTATACAGTTCAGAATGCAGTGATGATTTCAAACTCAGTAGGAATAAACACAAACAGCACAGATGTAAAAGATTACGCACTTGACCAGAATTATCCAAATCCTTTCAATCCTGTAACAAAGATTGCCTTCTCTATTCCAAAACAAGGTAACGTTACTTTGAAAGTATATAACATGCTCGGTAAAGAAGTAGCATCTCTTGTAAACGGATTCAGAAACGTCGGTAACTACGAAGTAAACTTTGACGGAGCAAATATGGCAAGCGGAGTATACTTCTACAAACTTGAAGCAGAAGGCTTCTCAGATGTAAAACGAATGATGTTAGTAAAATAA